Proteins encoded within one genomic window of Polypterus senegalus isolate Bchr_013 chromosome 6, ASM1683550v1, whole genome shotgun sequence:
- the slc66a1 gene encoding lysosomal amino acid transporter 1 homolog, whose protein sequence is MPLSIVSWSIGLFSNKSNDNFTSLCPNGSVWIWEGLKECAVDGRDMASVYLGLLSIVCFMFSSIPQYYRSWKSKNMDEALSIWFLLGWLGGDSCNLIGSFLADQLPLQVYTAVYYVVADLLMLALYLYFSKMRNKATQSGNSVNSVAVILLIGGSASFFLFQGNDFYPDVPSTFRGRTLLTVSADHSKEFTKKQIIGFTIGSFSSLLYLCSRIPQIYTNFKRKSTKGLSYFLIALVILGNATYGVSVLLKNPDRGQTEGDYVVHHIPWLIGSLGTLSLDLIISAQFLMYRNQTTDDEQTSSLLDKDHSSRT, encoded by the exons ATGCCCTTGAGTATAGTGTCCTGGAGTATCGGGTTATTCTCCAATAAATCTAACGACAACTTCACCTCATTGTGTCCAAATGGTTCTGTGTGGATATGGGAAGGTTTGAAGGAGTGCGCAGTGGATGGCAGAGATATGGCCAGCGTTTACCTGGGACTGCTGTCCATAGTCTGTTTCATGTTTTCATCAATTCC gCAATACTACAGGTCCTGGAAAAGTAAAAATATGGATGAGGCTCTGTCAATCTGGTTCTTACTAGGTTGGCTGGGAGGAGATTCCTGTAATCTGATTGGTTCATTCCTTGCAGATCAGCTTCCCCTTCAG GTATATACTGCAGTGTACTATGTTGTAGCAGACCTTTTAATGCTGGCACTTTATCTTTACTTCTCTAAAATGCGGAATAAAGCAACACAGA gTGGCAATTCAGTAAATTCAGTTGCTGTGATTTTGCTTATTGGGGGATCAGCCTCATTCTTCCTTTTCCAAGGAAATGACTTTTATCCTGATGTGCCCTCAACGTTTAGAGGGCGTACTTTACTAACTGTTTCTGCAGACCACAGTAAG GAATTCACTAAAAAACAGATCATTGGCTTCACGATTGGCTCATTTTCCTCCTTGCTGTATCTTTGTTCCCGTATACCTCAAATCTACACTAAT TTTAAGAGAAAGTCAACTAAAGGTTTGTCCTACTTCTTAATTGCACTGGTAATCCTGGGGAATGCAACCTACGGAGTAAGTGTTCTCTTGAAAAACCCAGACCGTGGGCAGACAGAAGGAGACTACGTTGTCCACCATATTCCATGGCTGATTGGCAGTCTTGGGACCCTCAGCCTAGACTTGATA ATATCTGCACAATTCTTGATGTACCGCAACCAAACTACAGACGATGAGCAGACATCTAGCCTTCTCGACAAAGACCACAGTTCTCGTACTTGA